In Streptomyces canus, one DNA window encodes the following:
- a CDS encoding ABC transporter permease, translating to MFQFIIRRTVGALVTLFLIGAATFFLFVAAPSDYASLACGKDCSPARLEDIRQALGLNLPIHQQFWDFMSGIVVGRDYPTGHCSAPCLGQSFYSGDMVWSTIMDRFPTTLTLTAGGAIVFVIVGVGAGMIAAYRRGTLVDKIATGVSMVLSSFQIYVLGPIVLLIFVYSTGWMDNPAYHPITDDPWKWFTGLLLPTLVMATIFTAQYTRMARSSMIEQLAEEHVRTARAKGMSNRYVFFRYAWRGSMIPIVTVLGIDISSMLGGAVVTELTFSLQGIGRLAVDGAVHKDLPLTMGVMLFGAFFILIVNILTDIAYAYIDPRVRLS from the coding sequence ATGTTTCAGTTCATCATCCGGCGCACGGTCGGTGCCCTGGTCACCCTGTTCCTCATCGGCGCCGCCACGTTCTTCCTGTTCGTCGCCGCGCCCTCCGACTACGCCTCCCTGGCCTGTGGCAAGGACTGCTCCCCCGCGAGACTGGAGGACATCCGCCAGGCACTCGGCCTCAACCTGCCGATCCACCAGCAGTTCTGGGACTTCATGTCCGGCATCGTGGTCGGCCGTGACTACCCGACCGGGCACTGCAGCGCGCCCTGCCTCGGACAGTCGTTCTACTCGGGCGACATGGTCTGGTCGACGATCATGGACCGCTTCCCGACGACCCTCACGCTCACCGCGGGCGGTGCGATCGTCTTCGTCATCGTCGGTGTGGGCGCCGGCATGATCGCCGCCTACCGGCGCGGAACACTGGTCGACAAGATCGCCACCGGTGTGTCCATGGTGCTCAGTTCGTTCCAGATCTACGTGCTCGGGCCGATCGTCCTGCTGATCTTCGTGTACAGCACCGGCTGGATGGACAACCCGGCGTACCACCCGATCACCGATGACCCCTGGAAGTGGTTCACCGGCTTGCTGCTGCCCACGCTGGTGATGGCCACCATCTTCACCGCGCAGTACACCCGTATGGCCCGCTCCTCGATGATCGAGCAGCTCGCGGAGGAGCACGTCCGTACCGCCCGCGCCAAGGGCATGTCGAACAGGTACGTCTTCTTCCGCTACGCCTGGCGCGGTTCGATGATCCCGATCGTCACGGTCCTCGGCATCGACATCAGCTCGATGCTCGGCGGCGCCGTGGTCACCGAGCTGACCTTCTCGCTCCAGGGGATCGGCCGTCTCGCCGTGGACGGCGCGGTCCACAAGGACCTGCCGCTCACCATGGGCGTCATGCTGTTCGGTGCCTTCTTCATCCTGATCGTCAACATCCTCACCGACATCGCGTACGCCTACATCGACCCGCGCGTCCGGCTCTCCTAG
- a CDS encoding ABC transporter substrate-binding protein: MKPISSRRARAVIVALAAGSLALTACSKNEGGDSGTDSKKDQSEASVQSKAVTYADAAGSTGPAEEVAGAKSGGTINVYQEAGLSHLDPGQIYVSDAGQVANLLFRRLTQFKEDGKGGVSVVGDLATDSGQSSDGGKTWTFKLKDGIKDANGAAITSADIRHTVERQFAKFIFDGPPYLQTWLAGSKYASDYRKLLPGGGFDGKHLPASVLDTPDDKTVVFHFDQARPDLPQTLAMAGYAVVPEKTDTKEKYDKAPVATGPYKVASYKIGKELVLEKNTNWDPKTDSVRHQYPNGFDFQFGITESTQTKRLIADQGEDKSAIQLTGGVEATQIQDVIGNAAVSKRTVKGYQPYVMQLTFNLTRMKDLKVRQAITYAVNSKSLIAGEGGAYGGDVAPNYFAPTLPGYEANYDPYGRLKTPQGNIAKAKEILKSVPAAEKKVVFAYANSENGQKRKVAIEDALTKVGFSVVSKEVDAASYYEQIGKLDNPYDMYISGWGQDWPSPGTVITPVYDGAQVTDGSPNYSHVKDATVDGLIKKALAEDPTAAAKTWKEAQHYLLEKIVPAAPLWYTKQFQLSGSSIGGARYGSVSSLIDINRLYVKS, from the coding sequence ATGAAGCCCATCAGCTCGCGCAGAGCGCGCGCCGTCATCGTCGCCCTCGCGGCCGGTTCCCTGGCCCTCACGGCCTGCTCCAAGAACGAGGGCGGCGACTCCGGTACCGACTCGAAGAAGGACCAGAGCGAGGCGTCGGTCCAGTCGAAGGCGGTCACCTACGCCGACGCCGCGGGCTCGACGGGTCCTGCCGAGGAGGTGGCCGGCGCCAAGTCCGGTGGCACGATCAACGTGTACCAGGAGGCGGGCCTCTCGCACCTGGACCCGGGCCAGATCTACGTCTCCGACGCCGGCCAGGTCGCCAACCTGCTCTTCCGTCGCCTGACGCAGTTCAAGGAGGACGGCAAGGGCGGCGTCTCGGTCGTGGGCGACCTCGCCACCGACTCCGGCCAGTCCTCCGACGGCGGCAAGACCTGGACCTTCAAGCTGAAGGACGGCATCAAGGACGCCAACGGCGCCGCCATCACGTCTGCCGACATCCGCCACACGGTCGAGCGCCAGTTCGCGAAGTTCATCTTCGACGGCCCGCCCTACCTCCAGACCTGGCTCGCCGGCAGCAAGTACGCCTCCGACTACCGCAAGCTCCTGCCGGGCGGCGGCTTCGACGGCAAGCACCTGCCGGCCTCGGTCCTGGACACCCCGGACGACAAGACGGTCGTCTTCCACTTCGACCAGGCCCGCCCGGACCTGCCGCAGACGCTGGCCATGGCCGGCTACGCCGTCGTCCCGGAGAAGACGGACACCAAGGAGAAGTACGACAAGGCCCCTGTCGCCACCGGTCCGTACAAGGTTGCCTCGTACAAGATCGGCAAGGAGCTCGTGCTCGAGAAGAACACGAACTGGGACCCCAAGACCGACTCCGTCCGTCACCAGTACCCGAACGGCTTCGACTTCCAGTTCGGCATCACCGAGTCCACCCAGACCAAGCGTCTGATCGCCGACCAGGGCGAGGACAAGAGCGCCATCCAGCTCACCGGCGGCGTCGAGGCCACGCAGATCCAGGACGTCATCGGCAACGCGGCCGTCAGCAAGCGCACGGTCAAGGGCTACCAGCCCTACGTCATGCAGCTGACCTTCAACCTGACCCGCATGAAGGACCTGAAGGTCCGTCAGGCCATCACCTACGCGGTCAACTCCAAGTCGCTCATCGCGGGTGAGGGCGGCGCCTACGGCGGCGACGTGGCCCCGAACTACTTCGCCCCGACCCTGCCGGGCTACGAGGCGAACTACGACCCGTACGGCCGTCTGAAGACGCCGCAGGGCAACATCGCGAAGGCCAAGGAGATCCTCAAGTCCGTCCCGGCGGCCGAGAAGAAGGTCGTCTTCGCCTACGCCAACAGCGAGAACGGCCAGAAGCGCAAGGTCGCCATCGAGGACGCCCTGACCAAGGTCGGCTTCAGCGTCGTCTCCAAGGAGGTCGACGCGGCGAGCTACTACGAGCAGATCGGCAAGCTCGACAACCCGTACGACATGTACATCTCGGGCTGGGGCCAGGACTGGCCGTCGCCGGGCACGGTCATCACGCCCGTCTACGACGGCGCTCAGGTGACCGACGGTTCGCCGAACTACTCCCACGTCAAGGACGCCACGGTCGACGGCCTGATCAAGAAGGCCCTCGCCGAGGACCCGACCGCGGCCGCCAAGACCTGGAAGGAAGCCCAGCACTACCTGCTGGAGAAGATCGTCCCGGCTGCCCCGCTCTGGTACACCAAGCAGTTCCAGCTCTCCGGGTCGAGCATCGGCGGCGCCCGCTACGGCTCGGTGTCCAGCCTCATCGACATCAACCGCCTGTACGTGAAGTCGTAA
- a CDS encoding ABC transporter permease: MTSPVALDPELETDAEPVKGEQKLEGRSPGQLMWQRFKRDRTGVICAVVVILYFVVALAAPLLVKLSGTDPYTLYGQDPTYADKPVLDQFGLPLGYFGGVSGDHWFGVEPQFGRDLFAMLMYGMRTSLFMALGVTVLLMVTGVIIGLIGGYFGGRTDYWIGRVTDFFLSFPQQLFFIAFMPVVTAFFVDPREDTPTYFRALAMLIVLWLLGWMGMARLVRSTVLSLREREFVEAAKVSGASPWRIVRKEILPNVVTPILVQFTYSLPSTILTIAFLSFAGVGFVEPTPDWGRLFAAAAKYTEQDPAFLFFPGTALVIFVLAFNLLGDSVRDAFDPKSGR; the protein is encoded by the coding sequence ATGACCAGTCCAGTCGCCTTGGACCCCGAGCTCGAGACGGACGCCGAGCCTGTCAAGGGCGAGCAGAAGCTCGAGGGTCGTTCTCCCGGCCAGTTGATGTGGCAGCGCTTCAAGCGTGACCGTACCGGTGTCATCTGCGCCGTGGTAGTGATTTTGTACTTCGTGGTCGCGCTGGCCGCGCCGCTGCTGGTCAAGCTGAGCGGGACCGACCCGTACACGCTGTACGGGCAGGACCCGACCTACGCCGACAAGCCGGTCCTGGACCAGTTCGGGCTGCCCCTGGGCTACTTCGGCGGCGTCTCGGGCGACCACTGGTTCGGTGTGGAGCCGCAGTTCGGCCGTGACCTGTTCGCCATGCTCATGTACGGCATGCGGACGTCCCTGTTCATGGCACTCGGTGTGACGGTCCTGCTGATGGTCACGGGCGTGATCATCGGTCTGATCGGCGGGTACTTCGGTGGTCGTACCGACTACTGGATCGGTCGGGTCACCGACTTCTTCCTGTCCTTCCCCCAGCAGCTGTTCTTCATCGCCTTCATGCCCGTGGTCACCGCGTTCTTCGTCGACCCGCGGGAGGATACCCCCACGTACTTCCGCGCACTGGCGATGCTGATCGTGCTGTGGCTGCTGGGCTGGATGGGTATGGCGCGTCTGGTCCGCTCCACCGTGCTGTCCCTGCGTGAGAGGGAGTTCGTCGAGGCCGCCAAGGTCTCCGGCGCCTCCCCCTGGCGGATCGTCCGCAAGGAGATCCTGCCGAACGTGGTGACGCCGATCCTGGTGCAGTTCACGTACTCGCTGCCCAGCACCATCCTCACCATCGCCTTCCTTTCCTTCGCCGGAGTCGGGTTCGTCGAGCCGACTCCGGACTGGGGACGACTGTTCGCCGCCGCTGCCAAGTACACCGAGCAGGACCCGGCGTTCCTCTTCTTCCCCGGCACGGCGCTGGTGATCTTCGTTCTGGCCTTCAACCTCCTCGGAGACTCGGTCCGGGACGCTTTCGACCCCAAGTCCGGGCGGTAA
- the typA gene encoding translational GTPase TypA, with translation MATRHDIRNVAIVAHVDHGKTTLVDAMLKQAGAFAAHAAESLDDRMMDSNDLEREKGITILAKNTAVKYHPKDGGDVITINIIDTPGHADFGGEVERGLSMVDAVVLLVDASEGPLPQTRFVLRKALQQRLPVILCINKTDRPDSRIDEVVNETYDLFLDLDADEEQIEFPIVYACARDGVASLTKPENGTVPADSDSLEPFFSTILSHVPAPEYDETAPLQAHVTNLDADNFLGRIALLRVEQGELRKGQTVTWIKRDGTMSNVRITELLMTEALTRKPAEMAGPGDICAVAGIPDIMIGETLADPENPIPLPLITVDEPAISMTIGTNTSPLVGRGGTGKGASAKAAVKDRKVTARQVKDRLDRELIGNVSLRVLDTERPDAWEVQGRGELALAILVEQMRREGFELTIGKPQVVTKIVDGKVYEPVERMTIDVPEEHMGAVTQLMGVRKGRMDNMSNHGSGWVRMEFVVPSRGLIGFRTEFLTGTRGTGIAHSIHEGHEPWFGTLTTRNNGSLVADRAGAVTAFAMTNLQERGVLFTDPGTEVYEGMIVGENSRSDDMDVNITKEKKLTNMRSASADSFEAIVPPRKLSLEQSLEFCRDDECVEVTPEAVRIRKVNLDARERARAASRAKHG, from the coding sequence ATGGCCACGCGCCACGACATCCGCAATGTCGCCATCGTCGCCCACGTCGACCACGGCAAGACGACTCTTGTCGACGCCATGCTGAAGCAGGCCGGTGCCTTCGCCGCGCACGCCGCCGAGTCGCTCGACGACCGCATGATGGACTCGAACGACCTGGAGCGTGAGAAGGGCATCACGATCCTGGCCAAGAACACGGCCGTGAAGTACCACCCGAAGGATGGCGGCGACGTCATCACCATCAACATCATCGACACCCCGGGCCACGCCGACTTCGGTGGCGAGGTCGAGCGCGGTCTGTCGATGGTGGACGCGGTGGTCCTGCTGGTCGACGCCTCCGAGGGGCCGCTGCCGCAGACCCGCTTCGTGCTGCGCAAGGCGCTTCAGCAGCGCCTGCCGGTCATCCTGTGCATCAACAAGACCGACCGCCCGGACTCCCGGATCGACGAGGTCGTCAACGAGACGTACGACCTCTTCCTGGACCTGGACGCGGACGAGGAGCAGATCGAGTTCCCCATCGTCTACGCGTGTGCGCGTGACGGTGTCGCCTCGCTGACCAAGCCGGAGAACGGCACGGTCCCGGCGGACAGCGACAGCCTGGAGCCGTTCTTCTCCACGATCCTGTCGCACGTCCCGGCCCCGGAGTACGACGAGACGGCCCCCCTCCAGGCGCACGTCACCAACCTGGACGCCGACAACTTCCTCGGCCGTATCGCGCTCCTCCGCGTCGAGCAGGGCGAGCTGCGCAAGGGCCAGACCGTCACCTGGATCAAGCGCGACGGCACGATGTCCAACGTGCGCATCACCGAGCTGCTGATGACCGAGGCGCTCACCCGCAAGCCCGCCGAGATGGCCGGCCCCGGTGACATCTGTGCCGTCGCCGGTATCCCGGACATCATGATCGGCGAGACCCTCGCCGACCCGGAGAACCCGATCCCGCTGCCGCTCATCACGGTCGACGAGCCGGCCATCTCGATGACCATCGGTACGAACACCTCGCCGCTGGTCGGCCGGGGCGGCACCGGCAAGGGTGCCTCGGCCAAGGCCGCGGTGAAGGACCGCAAGGTGACCGCCCGCCAGGTCAAGGACCGTCTCGACCGCGAGCTGATCGGCAACGTCTCCCTCCGCGTGCTCGACACCGAGCGCCCGGACGCCTGGGAGGTCCAGGGCCGTGGTGAGCTCGCGCTGGCCATCCTGGTCGAGCAGATGCGCCGTGAGGGCTTCGAGCTGACGATCGGCAAGCCGCAGGTCGTCACCAAGATCGTCGACGGCAAGGTGTACGAGCCCGTCGAGCGCATGACGATCGACGTCCCCGAGGAGCACATGGGCGCGGTCACGCAGCTCATGGGCGTCCGCAAGGGCCGTATGGACAACATGTCGAACCACGGCTCCGGTTGGGTCCGTATGGAGTTCGTCGTGCCGTCCCGCGGCCTGATCGGCTTCCGTACGGAGTTCCTGACCGGTACCCGTGGCACGGGTATCGCCCACTCCATCCACGAGGGCCACGAGCCGTGGTTCGGCACCCTGACGACCCGTAACAACGGCTCGCTGGTCGCCGACCGCGCCGGTGCCGTCACCGCCTTCGCGATGACGAACCTCCAGGAGCGCGGTGTGCTGTTCACCGACCCGGGCACCGAGGTGTACGAGGGCATGATCGTCGGCGAGAACTCGCGTTCCGACGACATGGACGTGAACATCACCAAGGAGAAGAAGCTCACGAACATGCGGTCGGCCTCGGCCGACTCGTTCGAGGCGATCGTCCCGCCGCGCAAGCTCTCCCTGGAGCAGTCCCTGGAGTTCTGCCGCGACGACGAGTGCGTCGAGGTGACTCCGGAAGCGGTCCGCATCCGTAAGGTCAACCTGGACGCCCGCGAGCGCGCCCGCGCCGCGAGCCGCGCCAAGCACGGCTGA
- a CDS encoding ABC transporter family substrate-binding protein: protein MSNDGVGPRPPRHSPTCSALRADGGRVPRRPGAVTRSVVFLTAGALAVTALSGCSSEEKKSKPLAAQDIAPAARNRVADGGTLHWAVDAVPETLNTFQSDADATTTTVAQAVLPSMYRLDANGRPQVHPDYLESAKVVETGPKQVVLYKLNQQAVWSDGREIGAADFAAQWRALSGKDSAYWTARNAGYDRIEKIERGANDLEVRVTFARPYADWRSLFSPLYPKDVMGTPDSFNDSARKKLKVTAGPFTLKKVDRKDDEVILTRSPRWWGHPAKLDQIVLRAVPRDKRATALAAGEIELADVDSEALGRIGLAARAGAKPGSSPLAGPGRLPAHGSGSNLSAADALRSWAVAHSDDEEAADEELSAQQKERRAVAAYKREQAALKGFEVRRSLEPAYTQLALNGASGPLADERVRRAVARAIDRKALARVVLSPLGLPAVPLGSHLALSGQDAYADNSGALGGQDTEEAQALLTDAGWVAGGKVEKEKKEKKKGGKAAGAKGRKAGQDSEKEEDGTYVVGEDDKGDDKDPKDHHKVGDGPRQLAQDAKQYANGLRQGGAPGAYAPKGTAAPAGAATKLLAKNGKALALRFVLPSGPGSGTLRTVAGRISSMLEKVGIRTEISKVSDESYFKDHIASGEYDLALYSWPTSAFPATDARPIFAKPVPAADGSLNVEQNYTRVGTDQVDQLFDQAVATLDEGKSRSLIRKADSRIWAAAGSIPLYQRPQLTAAKKDVVNAGAFGFQTPVYEDMGFLKKGGKASVRPSGD from the coding sequence ATGTCCAACGACGGCGTCGGACCGAGGCCTCCTCGGCACTCTCCCACCTGCTCGGCCCTGCGGGCGGACGGCGGGAGAGTGCCGAGAAGGCCTGGCGCGGTCACGCGCTCGGTCGTCTTCCTGACCGCGGGCGCGCTCGCGGTGACCGCGCTCTCCGGGTGCAGCTCCGAGGAGAAGAAGAGCAAGCCCCTCGCCGCGCAGGACATCGCGCCCGCCGCCCGCAACCGGGTCGCCGACGGCGGCACCCTGCACTGGGCCGTGGACGCCGTACCCGAGACCCTGAACACCTTCCAGTCGGACGCGGACGCGACCACCACCACCGTCGCCCAGGCGGTCCTGCCGTCGATGTACCGGCTCGACGCGAACGGGCGGCCGCAGGTCCACCCCGACTACCTGGAGTCGGCGAAGGTCGTCGAGACCGGGCCCAAGCAGGTCGTGCTCTACAAGCTGAACCAGCAGGCGGTGTGGAGCGACGGCCGGGAGATCGGCGCCGCCGACTTCGCCGCGCAGTGGCGCGCCCTGTCCGGCAAGGACTCCGCGTACTGGACCGCCCGCAACGCCGGCTACGACCGCATCGAGAAGATCGAACGCGGCGCCAACGACCTGGAGGTCCGGGTCACCTTCGCGCGGCCGTACGCCGACTGGCGCTCGCTGTTCTCACCGCTGTACCCGAAGGACGTCATGGGCACCCCGGACTCCTTCAACGACTCCGCCCGCAAGAAACTCAAGGTCACCGCCGGTCCCTTCACCCTGAAGAAGGTCGACCGCAAGGACGACGAGGTCATCCTCACCCGCAGTCCGCGCTGGTGGGGTCACCCGGCCAAGCTGGACCAGATCGTGCTCCGCGCCGTCCCGCGCGACAAGCGGGCCACCGCGCTGGCCGCCGGTGAGATCGAGCTCGCCGATGTCGACTCCGAGGCCCTCGGCCGCATCGGCCTCGCCGCCCGCGCGGGAGCCAAGCCCGGCAGCAGCCCGCTCGCGGGCCCGGGCCGACTCCCCGCGCACGGCTCCGGCAGCAACCTGAGCGCCGCCGACGCGCTGCGCTCCTGGGCCGTCGCCCACAGCGACGACGAGGAGGCCGCCGACGAGGAGCTCAGCGCCCAACAGAAGGAGCGCAGGGCGGTCGCCGCCTACAAGCGTGAGCAGGCGGCCCTGAAGGGCTTCGAGGTCCGCAGGTCCCTGGAGCCCGCCTACACCCAGCTCGCCCTCAACGGTGCCTCCGGCCCGCTCGCCGACGAGCGGGTCCGACGGGCCGTGGCCCGCGCGATCGACCGCAAGGCGCTGGCCCGCGTCGTCCTCTCCCCGCTCGGGCTGCCCGCCGTGCCCCTCGGCAGCCACCTCGCCCTCTCCGGCCAGGACGCCTACGCCGACAACAGCGGCGCGCTCGGCGGTCAGGACACCGAGGAGGCCCAGGCACTTCTCACGGACGCCGGGTGGGTGGCCGGCGGCAAGGTCGAGAAGGAGAAGAAGGAGAAGAAGAAGGGCGGGAAGGCCGCGGGGGCCAAGGGCAGGAAGGCCGGGCAGGACTCCGAGAAGGAGGAAGACGGGACGTACGTCGTCGGCGAGGACGACAAGGGCGACGACAAGGACCCCAAGGACCACCACAAGGTCGGGGACGGTCCGCGGCAGCTCGCTCAGGACGCCAAGCAGTACGCCAACGGGCTGAGGCAGGGCGGCGCTCCCGGGGCCTACGCCCCCAAGGGCACGGCGGCTCCGGCGGGCGCGGCGACGAAGCTGCTGGCCAAGAACGGCAAGGCGCTCGCGCTGCGGTTCGTGCTGCCGTCGGGGCCCGGGTCCGGGACGCTGCGGACGGTGGCCGGGCGGATCTCCTCGATGCTGGAGAAGGTCGGTATCCGGACGGAGATCTCCAAGGTCTCCGACGAGAGCTACTTCAAGGACCACATCGCGTCCGGGGAGTACGACCTCGCGTTGTACTCCTGGCCCACGTCCGCGTTCCCCGCCACCGACGCCCGCCCGATCTTCGCGAAGCCGGTGCCGGCCGCGGACGGCTCGCTGAACGTCGAGCAGAACTACACACGGGTCGGCACCGACCAGGTGGACCAGCTCTTCGACCAGGCCGTCGCCACGCTCGACGAGGGCAAGAGCCGCAGCCTGATCCGCAAGGCCGATTCACGGATCTGGGCCGCCGCCGGCTCCATCCCGCTGTATCAGCGGCCTCAGCTGACCGCCGCGAAGAAGGACGTGGTCAACGCCGGTGCCTTCGGTTTCCAGACGCCCGTCTACGAGGACATGGGCTTCCTGAAGAAGGGCGGGAAAGCCTCGGTCCGGCCGTCCGGAGACTGA
- a CDS encoding fumarate reductase/succinate dehydrogenase flavoprotein subunit has product MSVVDRQEWDVVVVGAGGAGLRAAIEARERGARTAVICKSLFGKAHTVMAEGGIAASMGNANAHDNWQVHFRDTMRGGKFLNQWRMAELHAQEAPDRVWELETWGALFDRTKDGRISQRNFGGHEYPRLAHVGDRTGLELIRTLQQKIVSLQQEDHKETGDYESRLKVYQECTVTRVLKDGSRISGVFAYDRETGRFFVLEAPAVVIATGGIGKSFKVTSNSWEYTGDGHALALLAGAPLLNMEFVQFHPTGMVWPPSVKGILVTESVRGDGGVLRNSEGKRFMFDYIPDVFKEKYAQSEEEGDRWYEDPDNNRRPPELLPRDEVARAINSEVKAGRGSPHGGVFLDVSTRMPAEVIRRRLPSMYHQFKELADVDITAEPMEVGPTCHYVMGGIAVESDTAAARGVPGLFAAGEVAGGMHGSNRLGGNSLSDLLVFGRRAGWHAAEYATGLAADRPPVDEVQVDAAAAEALRPFSAEGAEPAVGPPENPYTLHQELQQAMNDLVGIIRREGEMEQALEKLGDLRVRARRAGVEGHRQFNPGWHLALDLRNMLLVSECVARAALERTESRGGHTREDHPTMDRGWRRINLLCQLTDPTGGLAATDPVRGQIDLTRETTDPIRADLLALFDKEELVKYLAEEELYE; this is encoded by the coding sequence ATGTCCGTGGTCGACCGGCAGGAGTGGGACGTCGTCGTGGTGGGCGCCGGGGGTGCCGGTCTCCGCGCCGCCATCGAGGCCCGAGAGCGCGGCGCCCGTACGGCCGTGATCTGCAAGTCACTGTTCGGCAAGGCGCACACGGTGATGGCCGAGGGCGGCATCGCGGCCAGCATGGGCAACGCCAACGCGCACGACAACTGGCAGGTCCACTTCCGCGACACCATGCGCGGCGGGAAGTTCCTCAACCAGTGGCGGATGGCCGAACTGCACGCCCAGGAGGCCCCGGACCGGGTCTGGGAGCTGGAGACCTGGGGCGCCCTGTTCGACCGTACGAAGGACGGCCGGATCTCGCAGCGCAACTTCGGCGGCCATGAGTACCCGCGCCTCGCCCACGTCGGCGACCGCACGGGCCTGGAACTGATCCGCACGCTCCAGCAGAAGATCGTCTCGCTCCAGCAGGAGGACCACAAGGAGACCGGCGACTACGAGTCCCGGCTGAAGGTCTACCAGGAGTGCACGGTCACCCGGGTGCTGAAGGACGGATCACGGATCTCCGGTGTCTTCGCCTACGACCGCGAGACCGGCCGTTTCTTCGTCCTGGAAGCCCCGGCCGTCGTGATCGCGACCGGTGGCATCGGCAAGTCCTTCAAGGTGACGTCGAACTCGTGGGAGTACACGGGGGACGGGCACGCGCTGGCGCTGCTGGCCGGAGCTCCCCTGCTGAACATGGAGTTCGTGCAGTTCCACCCGACCGGCATGGTCTGGCCGCCGTCGGTGAAGGGCATCCTCGTCACCGAGTCGGTCCGCGGTGACGGCGGGGTGCTCAGGAACTCCGAGGGCAAGCGGTTCATGTTCGACTACATCCCCGACGTCTTCAAGGAGAAGTACGCCCAGTCGGAGGAGGAGGGCGACCGCTGGTACGAGGACCCGGACAACAACCGGCGCCCGCCCGAGCTGCTCCCCCGCGACGAGGTGGCCCGCGCGATCAACTCCGAGGTGAAGGCCGGCCGGGGCTCCCCGCACGGCGGGGTCTTCCTGGACGTCTCGACCCGGATGCCCGCCGAGGTCATCCGGCGGCGGCTGCCGTCCATGTACCACCAGTTCAAGGAGCTGGCCGACGTCGACATCACGGCCGAGCCGATGGAGGTCGGGCCGACCTGTCACTACGTGATGGGCGGTATCGCGGTCGAGTCGGACACGGCGGCGGCGCGCGGGGTGCCTGGGCTGTTCGCGGCCGGTGAGGTGGCCGGCGGCATGCACGGCTCGAACCGGCTCGGCGGCAACTCCCTCTCCGACCTGCTGGTGTTCGGTCGCCGGGCGGGCTGGCACGCGGCCGAGTACGCGACCGGGCTCGCGGCGGACCGTCCGCCCGTGGACGAGGTCCAGGTCGACGCGGCGGCGGCCGAGGCGCTGCGGCCGTTCTCGGCGGAGGGCGCGGAGCCCGCCGTAGGCCCTCCGGAGAACCCGTACACCCTGCACCAGGAGCTCCAGCAGGCGATGAACGACCTGGTCGGCATCATCCGCCGCGAGGGCGAGATGGAGCAGGCCCTGGAGAAGCTGGGGGATCTTCGGGTACGGGCCCGGCGGGCCGGGGTGGAGGGGCACCGGCAGTTCAACCCGGGCTGGCACCTCGCGCTGGACCTCAGGAACATGCTGCTGGTCAGCGAGTGTGTGGCGCGGGCCGCGCTGGAGCGGACCGAGTCGCGCGGCGGCCACACCCGCGAGGACCATCCGACGATGGACCGTGGGTGGCGCCGGATCAACCTGCTGTGCCAACTGACCGACCCCACGGGCGGGTTGGCGGCGACCGACCCCGTCCGGGGCCAGATCGACCTGACCCGCGAGACCACCGACCCCATCCGCGCCGACCTGCTCGCCCTCTTCGACAAGGAGGAGCTGGTCAAGTACCTCGCCGAAGAGGAGCTGTACGAATGA